One window of Betaproteobacteria bacterium genomic DNA carries:
- a CDS encoding DUF599 domain-containing protein yields the protein MDQLGAELWGFLGCMLLLAAYELFRWSKVRGDRFYTVQGVNAAARAAWVHSIMTTPGKDILAVQTLRNAIMGPTFLASTAVLLMLGVLSLSGQSDKLETTWHSLNIFGSSHPSLWTLKVVFLLLDLFLAFFSFTLAIRLFIHVGFMINVPETLRHRTISPDHVALHLNRAGSWHSIGVRAYYYSVPLVFSLFGPLLMLIATVLLIAVLFSIDRSPKVLADDFR from the coding sequence ATGGACCAGTTGGGCGCCGAACTCTGGGGTTTCCTGGGGTGCATGCTGCTGCTCGCGGCCTACGAGCTGTTCCGCTGGAGCAAGGTGCGCGGCGATCGGTTCTATACGGTGCAGGGTGTCAACGCCGCTGCGCGGGCGGCATGGGTTCACAGCATCATGACCACACCGGGCAAGGACATTCTGGCGGTGCAGACCCTGCGCAACGCGATCATGGGCCCGACCTTTCTCGCCTCCACCGCGGTCCTGCTGATGCTGGGCGTGCTCTCGCTGAGCGGGCAAAGCGACAAGCTCGAGACGACCTGGCACAGCCTCAACATCTTCGGCAGTTCGCACCCCTCGCTGTGGACGCTCAAGGTGGTGTTCCTGCTGCTCGATCTCTTCCTCGCCTTCTTCTCCTTTACCCTCGCGATCCGGCTCTTCATCCATGTCGGTTTCATGATCAACGTGCCGGAAACGCTGCGGCACCGTACGATCTCCCCCGACCATGTAGCACTGCATCTCAATCGCGCGGGCAGCTGGCACAGCATCGGGGTGCGCGCCTACTACTACTCGGTGCCGCTGGTCTTTTCGCTGTTCGGTCCGCTGCTGATGCTGATCGCAACAGTCCTTCTCATCGCCGTGCTGTTCAGCATCGATCGCTCGCCGAAAGTGCTCGCGGACGACTTTCGCTGA